A single genomic interval of Panthera tigris isolate Pti1 chromosome E3, P.tigris_Pti1_mat1.1, whole genome shotgun sequence harbors:
- the RHOT2 gene encoding mitochondrial Rho GTPase 2 isoform X2 yields MCASCSWERVGKTSLILSLVGEEFPAEVPPRAEEITIPADVTPEKVPTHIVDYSEAEQTAEELQEEIDKANVVCVVYDVSEEATIEKIRTKWIPLVNGGTERGPRVPIILVGNKSDLRAGSSMEAVLPIMSQFPEIETCVECSAKNLRNISELFYYAQKAVLHPTAPLYDPEAKQLRPACVQALTRIFRLSDQDLDQALSDEELNAFQKSCFGHPLAPQALEDVKTVVCKNVAGGVRGDRLTLDGFLFLNTLFIQRGRHETTWTILRRFGYGDTLELTLDYLAPPLHVPPGCSTELNHFGYQFVQRVFEKHDQDHDGSLSPVELDSFFSVFPAAPWGSQLPLEVPTEAGRLPLHGYLCQWTLVTYLDVRRCLEHLGYLGYPTLCERDSQAHAITVTREKRLDQEKGQTQRNVLLCKVVGARGVGKSAFLQAFLGRRLGDRRESPEEPAVYAINTVQVNGQEKYLILCEVSADSLSAAAPDAACDVACLMFDGSDPGSFAFCASVYKRHYMDGQTPCLFVSSKADLPEGISPPGLSPAEFCRRHRLPAPAPFSCASPAKLSTAVFTRLAAMATFPHLAHGELHSTSFWLRVTLGVIGAAVTAVLSFSLYRALVKTR; encoded by the exons ATGTGCGCATCTTGCTCCTGGGAGAGG GTGGGAAAGACGTCGCTGATCCTGTCTCTCGTGGGCGAAGAGTTCCCCGCGGAG GTCCCTCCCCGAGCAGAAGAGATCACCATCCCCGCCGACGTCACCCCGGAGAAGGTGCCCACCCACATCGTGGATTACTCAG aagccGAGCAGACGGCGGAGGAGCTTCAGGAAGAGATTGACAAG GCGAAcgtggtgtgtgtggtgtatgaCGTGTCTGAGGAGGCTACCATCGAGAAG ATCCGCACCAAATGGATCCCACTGGTGAACGGGGGTACCGAGAGGGGCCCCAG AGTCCCCATCATCCTGGTGGGCAACAAGTCAGACCTGCGGGCGGGCAGCTCGATGGAGGCCGTGCTGCCCATCATGAGCCAGTtccctgagatcgagacctgcgTGGAG TGCTCTGCCAAGAACCTGAGAAACATCTCGGAGCTGTTCTACTACGCACAGAAGGCTGTGCTACACCCCACGGCCCCGCTCTACGACCCTGAGGCCAAGCAG CTGAGGCCCGCGTGTGTCCAGGCCCTCACGCGCATCTTCAGGCTCTCAGACCAGGACCTAGATCAGGCGCTCAGTGACGAGGAACTCAACGCGTTCCAG AAATCCTGCTTCGGGCACCCCCTGGCCCCCCAGGCCCTGGAGGACGTGAAGACGGTGGTGTGCAAGAACGTGGCGGGAGGTGTGCGGGGGGACCGGCTGACCCTGGACG GCTTCCTTTTTCTGAACACGCTGTTCATCCAGCGTGGCCGCCACGAGACCACGTGGACTATCCTGCGGCGCTTTGGCTACGGCGACACACTGGAGTTGACCCTGGACTACCTTGCTCCGCC GCTCCACGTGCCCCCCGGCTGCAGCACCGAGCTCAACCACTTCGGCTACCAGTTTGTGCAGAGGGTGTTTGAGAAGCACGATCAG GACCACGATGGCAGCCTCTCGCCTGTGGAGCTGGACAGCTTCTTCAGCGTGTTTCCAGCTGCGCCCTGGGGCTCCCAGCTGCCTCTTGAGGTCCCCACCGAGGCGGGCCGGCTGCCCCTGCACGGGTACCTCTGCCAGTGGAC CCTGGTGACCTACTTGGATGTCCGGCGCTGCCTTGAGCACCTTGGTTACTTGGGTTACCCCACTCTCTGCGAGCGGGACTCCCAGGCCCACGCCATCACAG TCACGCGTGAGAAGAGGTTGGATCAGGAGAAGGGGCAGACGCAGAGGAACGTCCTCCTGTGCAAGGTGGTGGGAGCCCGCGGAGTGGGCAAATCCGCCTTTCTGCAGGCCTTCCTCGGCCGCCGTCTGGGG GATCGCAGGGAGTCCCCCGAGGAGCCTGCCGTCTACGCCATCAACACAGTGCAGGTCAACGGGCAGGAGAAGTACCTGATA CTGTGCGAGGTGAGCGCAGACAGCCTGTCGGCCGCCGCACCCGATGCTGCTTGTGACGTGGCCTGCTTGATGTTCGATGGCAGCGACCCCGGTTCCTTTGCGTTCTGTGCCAGCGTCTACAAG CGCCACTACATGGACGGGCAGACCCCCTGCCTCTTCGTCTCTTCCAAGGCTGACCTGCCTGAGGGCATCTCGCCACCTGGCCTGTCGCCTGCGGAGTTCTGCCGCAGGCACCGGCTGCCCGCCCCTGCTCCGTTCTCCTGCGCCAGCCCGGCCAAGCTCAGCACCGCTGTCTTCACCCGGCTCGCTGCCATGGCCACTTTCCC ACACCTGGCCCACGGGGAGCTGCACTCTACCTCCTTCTGGCTTCGGGTGACACTGGGCGTCATCGGGGCTGCCGTCACTGCTGTTCTCAGCTTCTCACTCTACAGGGCCCTGGTGAAGACCCGATGA
- the RHOT2 gene encoding mitochondrial Rho GTPase 2 isoform X1, giving the protein MKRDVRILLLGEAQVGKTSLILSLVGEEFPAEVPPRAEEITIPADVTPEKVPTHIVDYSEAEQTAEELQEEIDKANVVCVVYDVSEEATIEKIRTKWIPLVNGGTERGPRVPIILVGNKSDLRAGSSMEAVLPIMSQFPEIETCVECSAKNLRNISELFYYAQKAVLHPTAPLYDPEAKQLRPACVQALTRIFRLSDQDLDQALSDEELNAFQKSCFGHPLAPQALEDVKTVVCKNVAGGVRGDRLTLDGFLFLNTLFIQRGRHETTWTILRRFGYGDTLELTLDYLAPPLHVPPGCSTELNHFGYQFVQRVFEKHDQDHDGSLSPVELDSFFSVFPAAPWGSQLPLEVPTEAGRLPLHGYLCQWTLVTYLDVRRCLEHLGYLGYPTLCERDSQAHAITVTREKRLDQEKGQTQRNVLLCKVVGARGVGKSAFLQAFLGRRLGDRRESPEEPAVYAINTVQVNGQEKYLILCEVSADSLSAAAPDAACDVACLMFDGSDPGSFAFCASVYKRHYMDGQTPCLFVSSKADLPEGISPPGLSPAEFCRRHRLPAPAPFSCASPAKLSTAVFTRLAAMATFPHLAHGELHSTSFWLRVTLGVIGAAVTAVLSFSLYRALVKTR; this is encoded by the exons ATGAAGCGGGATGTGCGCATCTTGCTCCTGGGAGAGG CCCAGGTGGGAAAGACGTCGCTGATCCTGTCTCTCGTGGGCGAAGAGTTCCCCGCGGAG GTCCCTCCCCGAGCAGAAGAGATCACCATCCCCGCCGACGTCACCCCGGAGAAGGTGCCCACCCACATCGTGGATTACTCAG aagccGAGCAGACGGCGGAGGAGCTTCAGGAAGAGATTGACAAG GCGAAcgtggtgtgtgtggtgtatgaCGTGTCTGAGGAGGCTACCATCGAGAAG ATCCGCACCAAATGGATCCCACTGGTGAACGGGGGTACCGAGAGGGGCCCCAG AGTCCCCATCATCCTGGTGGGCAACAAGTCAGACCTGCGGGCGGGCAGCTCGATGGAGGCCGTGCTGCCCATCATGAGCCAGTtccctgagatcgagacctgcgTGGAG TGCTCTGCCAAGAACCTGAGAAACATCTCGGAGCTGTTCTACTACGCACAGAAGGCTGTGCTACACCCCACGGCCCCGCTCTACGACCCTGAGGCCAAGCAG CTGAGGCCCGCGTGTGTCCAGGCCCTCACGCGCATCTTCAGGCTCTCAGACCAGGACCTAGATCAGGCGCTCAGTGACGAGGAACTCAACGCGTTCCAG AAATCCTGCTTCGGGCACCCCCTGGCCCCCCAGGCCCTGGAGGACGTGAAGACGGTGGTGTGCAAGAACGTGGCGGGAGGTGTGCGGGGGGACCGGCTGACCCTGGACG GCTTCCTTTTTCTGAACACGCTGTTCATCCAGCGTGGCCGCCACGAGACCACGTGGACTATCCTGCGGCGCTTTGGCTACGGCGACACACTGGAGTTGACCCTGGACTACCTTGCTCCGCC GCTCCACGTGCCCCCCGGCTGCAGCACCGAGCTCAACCACTTCGGCTACCAGTTTGTGCAGAGGGTGTTTGAGAAGCACGATCAG GACCACGATGGCAGCCTCTCGCCTGTGGAGCTGGACAGCTTCTTCAGCGTGTTTCCAGCTGCGCCCTGGGGCTCCCAGCTGCCTCTTGAGGTCCCCACCGAGGCGGGCCGGCTGCCCCTGCACGGGTACCTCTGCCAGTGGAC CCTGGTGACCTACTTGGATGTCCGGCGCTGCCTTGAGCACCTTGGTTACTTGGGTTACCCCACTCTCTGCGAGCGGGACTCCCAGGCCCACGCCATCACAG TCACGCGTGAGAAGAGGTTGGATCAGGAGAAGGGGCAGACGCAGAGGAACGTCCTCCTGTGCAAGGTGGTGGGAGCCCGCGGAGTGGGCAAATCCGCCTTTCTGCAGGCCTTCCTCGGCCGCCGTCTGGGG GATCGCAGGGAGTCCCCCGAGGAGCCTGCCGTCTACGCCATCAACACAGTGCAGGTCAACGGGCAGGAGAAGTACCTGATA CTGTGCGAGGTGAGCGCAGACAGCCTGTCGGCCGCCGCACCCGATGCTGCTTGTGACGTGGCCTGCTTGATGTTCGATGGCAGCGACCCCGGTTCCTTTGCGTTCTGTGCCAGCGTCTACAAG CGCCACTACATGGACGGGCAGACCCCCTGCCTCTTCGTCTCTTCCAAGGCTGACCTGCCTGAGGGCATCTCGCCACCTGGCCTGTCGCCTGCGGAGTTCTGCCGCAGGCACCGGCTGCCCGCCCCTGCTCCGTTCTCCTGCGCCAGCCCGGCCAAGCTCAGCACCGCTGTCTTCACCCGGCTCGCTGCCATGGCCACTTTCCC ACACCTGGCCCACGGGGAGCTGCACTCTACCTCCTTCTGGCTTCGGGTGACACTGGGCGTCATCGGGGCTGCCGTCACTGCTGTTCTCAGCTTCTCACTCTACAGGGCCCTGGTGAAGACCCGATGA
- the RHOT2 gene encoding mitochondrial Rho GTPase 2 isoform X3, with amino-acid sequence MKRDVRILLLGEAQVGKTSLILSLVGEEFPAEVPPRAEEITIPADVTPEKVPTHIVDYSEAEQTAEELQEEIDKANVVCVVYDVSEEATIEKIRTKWIPLVNGGTERGPRVPIILVGNKSDLRAGSSMEAVLPIMSQFPEIETCVECSAKNLRNISELFYYAQKAVLHPTAPLYDPEAKQALTRIFRLSDQDLDQALSDEELNAFQKSCFGHPLAPQALEDVKTVVCKNVAGGVRGDRLTLDGFLFLNTLFIQRGRHETTWTILRRFGYGDTLELTLDYLAPPLHVPPGCSTELNHFGYQFVQRVFEKHDQDHDGSLSPVELDSFFSVFPAAPWGSQLPLEVPTEAGRLPLHGYLCQWTLVTYLDVRRCLEHLGYLGYPTLCERDSQAHAITVTREKRLDQEKGQTQRNVLLCKVVGARGVGKSAFLQAFLGRRLGDRRESPEEPAVYAINTVQVNGQEKYLILCEVSADSLSAAAPDAACDVACLMFDGSDPGSFAFCASVYKRHYMDGQTPCLFVSSKADLPEGISPPGLSPAEFCRRHRLPAPAPFSCASPAKLSTAVFTRLAAMATFPHLAHGELHSTSFWLRVTLGVIGAAVTAVLSFSLYRALVKTR; translated from the exons ATGAAGCGGGATGTGCGCATCTTGCTCCTGGGAGAGG CCCAGGTGGGAAAGACGTCGCTGATCCTGTCTCTCGTGGGCGAAGAGTTCCCCGCGGAG GTCCCTCCCCGAGCAGAAGAGATCACCATCCCCGCCGACGTCACCCCGGAGAAGGTGCCCACCCACATCGTGGATTACTCAG aagccGAGCAGACGGCGGAGGAGCTTCAGGAAGAGATTGACAAG GCGAAcgtggtgtgtgtggtgtatgaCGTGTCTGAGGAGGCTACCATCGAGAAG ATCCGCACCAAATGGATCCCACTGGTGAACGGGGGTACCGAGAGGGGCCCCAG AGTCCCCATCATCCTGGTGGGCAACAAGTCAGACCTGCGGGCGGGCAGCTCGATGGAGGCCGTGCTGCCCATCATGAGCCAGTtccctgagatcgagacctgcgTGGAG TGCTCTGCCAAGAACCTGAGAAACATCTCGGAGCTGTTCTACTACGCACAGAAGGCTGTGCTACACCCCACGGCCCCGCTCTACGACCCTGAGGCCAAGCAG GCCCTCACGCGCATCTTCAGGCTCTCAGACCAGGACCTAGATCAGGCGCTCAGTGACGAGGAACTCAACGCGTTCCAG AAATCCTGCTTCGGGCACCCCCTGGCCCCCCAGGCCCTGGAGGACGTGAAGACGGTGGTGTGCAAGAACGTGGCGGGAGGTGTGCGGGGGGACCGGCTGACCCTGGACG GCTTCCTTTTTCTGAACACGCTGTTCATCCAGCGTGGCCGCCACGAGACCACGTGGACTATCCTGCGGCGCTTTGGCTACGGCGACACACTGGAGTTGACCCTGGACTACCTTGCTCCGCC GCTCCACGTGCCCCCCGGCTGCAGCACCGAGCTCAACCACTTCGGCTACCAGTTTGTGCAGAGGGTGTTTGAGAAGCACGATCAG GACCACGATGGCAGCCTCTCGCCTGTGGAGCTGGACAGCTTCTTCAGCGTGTTTCCAGCTGCGCCCTGGGGCTCCCAGCTGCCTCTTGAGGTCCCCACCGAGGCGGGCCGGCTGCCCCTGCACGGGTACCTCTGCCAGTGGAC CCTGGTGACCTACTTGGATGTCCGGCGCTGCCTTGAGCACCTTGGTTACTTGGGTTACCCCACTCTCTGCGAGCGGGACTCCCAGGCCCACGCCATCACAG TCACGCGTGAGAAGAGGTTGGATCAGGAGAAGGGGCAGACGCAGAGGAACGTCCTCCTGTGCAAGGTGGTGGGAGCCCGCGGAGTGGGCAAATCCGCCTTTCTGCAGGCCTTCCTCGGCCGCCGTCTGGGG GATCGCAGGGAGTCCCCCGAGGAGCCTGCCGTCTACGCCATCAACACAGTGCAGGTCAACGGGCAGGAGAAGTACCTGATA CTGTGCGAGGTGAGCGCAGACAGCCTGTCGGCCGCCGCACCCGATGCTGCTTGTGACGTGGCCTGCTTGATGTTCGATGGCAGCGACCCCGGTTCCTTTGCGTTCTGTGCCAGCGTCTACAAG CGCCACTACATGGACGGGCAGACCCCCTGCCTCTTCGTCTCTTCCAAGGCTGACCTGCCTGAGGGCATCTCGCCACCTGGCCTGTCGCCTGCGGAGTTCTGCCGCAGGCACCGGCTGCCCGCCCCTGCTCCGTTCTCCTGCGCCAGCCCGGCCAAGCTCAGCACCGCTGTCTTCACCCGGCTCGCTGCCATGGCCACTTTCCC ACACCTGGCCCACGGGGAGCTGCACTCTACCTCCTTCTGGCTTCGGGTGACACTGGGCGTCATCGGGGCTGCCGTCACTGCTGTTCTCAGCTTCTCACTCTACAGGGCCCTGGTGAAGACCCGATGA